The Methanocella arvoryzae MRE50 DNA window GTTGCCCTGGGCATCTTTTTCGACCAGCCTGGTGGTGACAAAAGCTACATCCATGTTATTTACCGCTCCTGCCGGCGATCTCCCGGGCGATCTCCAGATACTGCATAGCGATCACAGGCCAGTCGAACTTCTCTACGATACGCTTCCTGGCAGCAGTGCCCATCTCCGCCACTCTCTCCCGGTTCCCGGCCAGCAGCACGATTTTCTCGGCAAGTGCCTCCGGATCGGAAGGCGGCACCAGGAAACCGGTCTCGCCGTGGGCGACTGTGTCCCTCATGCCCCCGATGTCGCTGCACACCGTCGGCTTGCCGCAGGCCATGGCCTCCAGCACTGCGATGCCGTACGGCTCGACCACGCTTGGCTGCACGTACAGGTCGGCGCTGGAGTACACGGCAGGCATCTCGGTGTTAGGTACCGGCGTCTCCACGAATCGCACCACGTCGGATACACCTAAGTCTGCAGCCAGCATTTTCAGCTCATCTGCCTGCGGGCCTCTGCCCATAATATACAGGACTGCGCCCGGCGCTTTCTTCACGACGATCTGCATGGCCCTGATAAGCGTGTCGAGGCCTTTGTACGGGTGCAGCCTCGCCACCGTCAGTATCTTAAACTTGCCTTCGGTGAGGGGCGTCTTGCCTTCCGTGGGCCGGAAGATGCCGGAGTCGACGCCGACGTTTACTACCCTCATCCTGCCGGCCGGCACCCGCAGGTGCTCCTCTGCGAAAGCCCTGGCCGCGTTACAGTGAGCGGTATATACTGTAGCACTCTTCCTTGTGTACGCGTTGAGTGTCAGGTCAAAGCCGCCGAGTACGAGCCTCTTAAATCCTGCCGGAAAATACGTACGCTCGGTCGAAAGCACGGTGGGAATTCCGCTCATTCTGGCGGCGAAGCTGGCAAGGTGACATATCGGCTGATAGTCCTCCTGCAAGAGCAGCACATCGTAGCCTCCCCGGCGGATTTCACCGAGGATTGAAGGTGTCAGTGGCAGTTCACCTAAATCTACAAGAGTCCGGAGGTACCTGACCTTGAACGGCTCTGAATTCTCCGTCCTGTAGTCTGTCTTAAGCATTTTTTCCCGGGGTGCCTTACCCGTCGACGTGAGGACCGTGACGTCCTGTCCCAGCCTGGCGAGGCCATCTGCCAGCCCGTACTCGTTGCCCCTGACATACGGGGTGAAATATGGCACGACAATACCGATCTTCACTCTTATCCCTCCTGGTAAACGGCCAGCAGCCTGCGTACGACGTCATCCCAGTCCAGGATTTCCTTCGCATACGGTACTCTTTCGGCCTTCCTGATCATGTCTGCCAGCAGTTCCGGCGCTACCGGCAGGTCAACGCTCCTGCAGAGCCTGCCGTCCACGAATTCGGTCAATGCCGAACCATTAGCTACGATAGTGGGCACGCCCGCCGTCAGCGCCTCAGCGACCGTGATGCCGTAAGCCTCGTACTTCGACAGCATGATTGTGACTGTAGCAGATCCGTAGCACCTTAACAGCTCCTCCCGGGTCAGTCCCGAGAGAAACTCTGTTCTATCCGAGACCCCCATATCAGAGGCTTCCTTGGCCAGGGCTTCCTTATACGGGCCTTTACCGACGATCTGCAGGCGGTAGTCAGGCAGTTCCCGCAAGGCCCTGATGGCGTACTGGACGCCTTTGTACTGCTCCAGCCTGCCCACATATAATATTACTTTTTCTTTTCCGGCGGGCTTCAGCCCGGCAAACTCGCGCTTGACGACCCCGTTCGGGATGACCTTCACTCTGCCGTCGCACCCGAAATCCCGGCACACCAGGCCTTTCTCGAATTCAGAGACACAGATGACTGAGTCGGCCCTGCGGAAAACCCGGCTGCCAGCGAGCCTGTAAGGCTTTAATAACAGGTTCCTGAGAGGGGTGTGGCCCTTTCCATGGTAGTGGGGGGTGAAGACGAACATCGGGGCTTTAGTGCCCGACGCCAGCAGCGCGGGAAATGCGTGGTAGCCGTGGACGTGCACCACATCGTAATCCCGGCTCTTTTTCATATGCCTGTATAAGGCTGAGGAGAAGTAATATGCGTCACCCGGGGCAAAAGCCGGAAATCTCAGCACCCTGACTCCGTCGATCACGCTTTCGGGCGGGTACCTGCCGGCCGGGTCTGTGGTGATCACCGTCACCTCATGGCCTGCCCTTGCGAGCCGTCCGCTGATCTCGGACACGTGAGTCTCGACACCGCCGATGTACGGCGGGTAGCGCGGGCAGACCTGGGCGATTCTCATAGGCGAGTATCCTTTATGATGAGCGGGTTAAATATGTTTCGGCAAGCCAGAAATACTCTTGCCCGCAGGGAGAAAAGTGTATAAATCAACGAGACTCTTATGCTTACAACATCGGTGCATGTCATGTCGGGGAAGAAAATCTGCGTCGTAGGCCCGTCCAAAAAATTTCTCAGCGGTATCAGCTACTATACGATTCGCCTTTCTAACGCGCTGGCCGCAAAATATGGTGTGGCGGTCGTTTGTTTCCGCAATCTGCTGCCGAAGTTTCTCTTTCCGGGACACAAGCACGTGGGCCAGGATCTGTCTGACCTGAACTTCGGGCACGATGTAGCGGTGTTCGACGGCATGGACTGGAACAACCCGCTGACCTGGTACTGGGCTTATAAATTCCTGCTGAGAGAGAAGCCGGACACGATAATTCTTCAGTGGTGGACATCTTCCGCCGCTCACATGCACATGATCATCTGCCTGATCAACCTCCGGCTAAGGGCGAAGATCATCCTCGAGTTTCACGAGGTGGTGGATCCGTTCGAGGAGTCCATTCTGCCTATCCGCCTGTACTCCCGGGTGATGGGGCGCCTGCTGATCCGCAGGGCTAACGGCTTCGTGACTCACTCGGACTCGGACAAGAACCTGCTGGCAGAGAAATACCGGATGAGCGCAGAGCGTATCCTGGTCATCCCCCACGGCCTCTACGATCAATATAAGGCTGTCGACCGGGCCGAAGCCCGGAAGTCCATCGGTATCGGGCAGGAGCAGGTGATCATGTCCTTCGGGCTGATCCGGCCGTACAAGGGCATTCCTAACCTCATCAGGGCT harbors:
- a CDS encoding glycosyltransferase family 4 protein, giving the protein MKIGIVVPYFTPYVRGNEYGLADGLARLGQDVTVLTSTGKAPREKMLKTDYRTENSEPFKVRYLRTLVDLGELPLTPSILGEIRRGGYDVLLLQEDYQPICHLASFAARMSGIPTVLSTERTYFPAGFKRLVLGGFDLTLNAYTRKSATVYTAHCNAARAFAEEHLRVPAGRMRVVNVGVDSGIFRPTEGKTPLTEGKFKILTVARLHPYKGLDTLIRAMQIVVKKAPGAVLYIMGRGPQADELKMLAADLGVSDVVRFVETPVPNTEMPAVYSSADLYVQPSVVEPYGIAVLEAMACGKPTVCSDIGGMRDTVAHGETGFLVPPSDPEALAEKIVLLAGNRERVAEMGTAARKRIVEKFDWPVIAMQYLEIAREIAGRSGK
- a CDS encoding glycosyltransferase, whose protein sequence is MSGKKICVVGPSKKFLSGISYYTIRLSNALAAKYGVAVVCFRNLLPKFLFPGHKHVGQDLSDLNFGHDVAVFDGMDWNNPLTWYWAYKFLLREKPDTIILQWWTSSAAHMHMIICLINLRLRAKIILEFHEVVDPFEESILPIRLYSRVMGRLLIRRANGFVTHSDSDKNLLAEKYRMSAERILVIPHGLYDQYKAVDRAEARKSIGIGQEQVIMSFGLIRPYKGIPNLIRAFGELPADVATKSRLLLVGEIWEDRESVVRAIEECPYKDRIVLLDRYVSDDEVAKYFSAADIVVLPYLRASQSGVAHIAMTFGKPIIVSKVGGLQESLADYAGTYFIEPGNISAIKDAILKVLDDKPGPFEPPKRGWEEIVEKYAKLIE
- a CDS encoding glycosyltransferase family 4 protein: MRIAQVCPRYPPYIGGVETHVSEISGRLARAGHEVTVITTDPAGRYPPESVIDGVRVLRFPAFAPGDAYYFSSALYRHMKKSRDYDVVHVHGYHAFPALLASGTKAPMFVFTPHYHGKGHTPLRNLLLKPYRLAGSRVFRRADSVICVSEFEKGLVCRDFGCDGRVKVIPNGVVKREFAGLKPAGKEKVILYVGRLEQYKGVQYAIRALRELPDYRLQIVGKGPYKEALAKEASDMGVSDRTEFLSGLTREELLRCYGSATVTIMLSKYEAYGITVAEALTAGVPTIVANGSALTEFVDGRLCRSVDLPVAPELLADMIRKAERVPYAKEILDWDDVVRRLLAVYQEG